GCGACCGCCGTGCACGCGGCAAGCGTGATGCCCTTGTAGGCCGGACCGAACAGCATGTCGAAGCCGACGCCCGAGGCGAGCAGACGCCGCGCATAGAATTCCGCGAGCCGGCCGAGCTTCGCGCCGTCGTCGAACAAGCCCGAGTTGAAGAAGTACGGCGACTGTCGCCCGGCCTTCGTCTTGAACTCCCCGAACCGCAGCACGCCGGATTGCACCGAGAACGCTACGAACTCCTCGGCCAGCCGGTCGTCCGCCGTGGTCGCGCTCAATGAGGACATCTGGTGTTTCGTCTCGTCACGTTGAATCTGAACGGCATCCGCTCGGCCGCGAACAAGGGCTTTCTGCCCTTTGCCGACGGATTGCGGGCCGATTGTATGGGGGTGCAGGAGATCAAGGCCGTCGCCGCCGACTGCGCGGGACGCTTCGACCATGTGGCGGGCATGAAGGGGCATTTCCACTTCGCCGAGAAGAAAGGCTATTCCGGTGTCGGGCTGTATGCGCGCAAGGAGCCGAGCGATGTGGTTTGCGGCATCGGCAACGCCGAGTTCGACGCCGAGGGCCGCTACGTCGAGGTCCGCTTCGACACGCCGCGGCGCCGGCTCAGCCTCATCAGCTGCTACTTCCCGAGCGGCTCCAGCGGAGAGCTGCGGCAGCAGGCGAAGTTCCGCTTCCTCGCCCTGATGGCGCCGCACCTGGTGCGTTTGAAGGCCAAGCGTGAATTCATTCTCGTCGGCGACATCAACATCGCCCACAAGGAAATCGACCTGAAGAACTGGCGCGGCAA
The Piscinibacter sp. XHJ-5 DNA segment above includes these coding regions:
- a CDS encoding exodeoxyribonuclease III; translated protein: MFRLVTLNLNGIRSAANKGFLPFADGLRADCMGVQEIKAVAADCAGRFDHVAGMKGHFHFAEKKGYSGVGLYARKEPSDVVCGIGNAEFDAEGRYVEVRFDTPRRRLSLISCYFPSGSSGELRQQAKFRFLALMAPHLVRLKAKREFILVGDINIAHKEIDLKNWRGNRKNSGFLPEERAWMTHALDEIGLVDVFRALNPHPEQYTWWSNRGQAWANNVGWRLDYHLATPKIAATARREHIYLEQRFSDHAPLVIDYDFTL